One Salinimonas marina DNA segment encodes these proteins:
- the sfsA gene encoding DNA/RNA nuclease SfsA: MEFTTSLVRGKLIRRYKRFLADVELANGDIVTAHCPNTGAMTGCAEPGYTVFLSQSDNPKRKLQYTWELAQDFAGNFIGINTHTANKLVAEALNNKCLPQFNQVESVKREVTPPGGQSRFDFQLTLANELHYMEVKSVTLAREHSGYFPDAVTARGARHCRELGELAQQGVPTTLAFCVQHTGIREVRIAQDIDPHYARAVNEARHRGVEVMAFGCSINQQKLEINQTLPVIL, from the coding sequence ATGGAATTTACTACGTCACTGGTTCGCGGCAAGCTTATTCGCCGCTATAAACGATTTCTTGCCGATGTGGAACTTGCCAACGGCGACATTGTTACGGCCCACTGCCCTAACACAGGTGCCATGACCGGCTGTGCCGAGCCTGGCTATACGGTCTTTTTAAGCCAATCAGACAACCCAAAGCGAAAACTTCAGTATACCTGGGAGCTGGCGCAGGATTTTGCCGGCAACTTTATCGGCATTAATACCCATACTGCCAATAAACTGGTAGCGGAAGCACTAAATAACAAGTGCCTGCCTCAATTTAACCAGGTCGAAAGCGTAAAACGGGAAGTAACCCCACCGGGCGGCCAAAGTCGTTTCGATTTTCAGCTAACTCTGGCAAATGAACTACACTATATGGAAGTTAAGTCTGTGACCCTGGCGCGTGAGCATAGTGGTTATTTCCCGGATGCGGTCACCGCCCGGGGAGCCCGCCACTGCAGAGAGCTGGGTGAACTGGCACAGCAGGGGGTGCCTACCACCCTTGCCTTTTGTGTACAACATACCGGGATTCGTGAGGTACGGATTGCGCAGGATATTGATCCTCACTATGCCCGGGCCGTAAATGAAGCGCGTCATCGCGGGGTGGAAGTAATGGCATTTGGCTGCTCGATAAATCAACAAAAACTGGAGATAAATCAAACGCTCCCGGTAATATTGTAA
- the pepB gene encoding aminopeptidase PepB translates to MTDFEVSLSYEPADQQWGESAPLSMHNSGAVIHLAESADIMRTVAVAARTLDNLNLKQVKLCGDWSFDQQWTFAMSYTRARSPGTIKWADTDDKSRLENHYAAMCFTRQLVNDTPEDLSPENLASRAADWLKELGGEHVNVSMTTGEALKDAGWMGIYNVGRGSERPPVLLEVDYNPTGDPQAPVDAVLVGKGITFDSGGYSIKSSEGMLDMKCDMGGAATVTGALGLAITSGLKKRVTLLLCCAENLISGHAYKLGDVITYKNGVTVEVVNTDAEGRLVLADGLLRAGELGTPLIIDAATLTGAAMVALGKDYHGVFSMDEQARNKMLDAARAENEKFWPLPLEPFHKNRCPSAFADTANSVAQKGGGGGGASNAAGFLARFVNPEGKGWVHLDLAAAYQGGATAELPVGATAKGIRSIARMIQDF, encoded by the coding sequence ATGACTGATTTTGAAGTCTCTTTATCTTACGAACCGGCTGACCAACAATGGGGCGAAAGCGCTCCATTAAGCATGCATAATTCTGGTGCAGTTATTCATCTGGCAGAGTCTGCCGACATCATGCGCACCGTCGCCGTCGCGGCTCGTACGCTGGATAACCTGAACCTGAAACAGGTGAAATTGTGTGGTGACTGGTCATTCGACCAGCAGTGGACCTTTGCCATGAGCTACACCCGAGCACGCTCACCCGGCACGATTAAGTGGGCGGATACCGACGACAAGAGCCGCTTAGAAAATCACTATGCCGCCATGTGTTTCACCCGTCAGCTGGTCAATGATACGCCCGAGGATCTGAGTCCGGAAAATCTGGCGTCGCGGGCCGCTGACTGGCTCAAAGAGCTGGGCGGTGAACATGTTAATGTGTCTATGACCACCGGTGAAGCGTTAAAAGACGCTGGCTGGATGGGGATATACAATGTCGGGCGTGGCAGTGAGCGGCCACCGGTATTACTGGAAGTGGATTACAACCCTACCGGCGACCCGCAAGCCCCGGTAGATGCGGTGCTGGTGGGTAAAGGGATCACCTTTGATAGCGGTGGTTATTCGATTAAATCCAGCGAAGGCATGTTGGATATGAAATGCGATATGGGCGGGGCCGCCACGGTCACCGGCGCGCTGGGACTGGCCATTACCTCGGGCCTGAAAAAGCGGGTTACCTTGCTATTGTGCTGCGCTGAGAATCTGATCAGCGGCCATGCGTATAAGCTCGGTGATGTCATTACCTACAAAAATGGGGTAACCGTTGAAGTGGTAAATACCGATGCAGAAGGTCGCCTGGTACTGGCCGATGGTCTGTTGCGGGCCGGTGAGCTGGGTACACCGCTGATTATCGATGCGGCCACCCTGACCGGCGCGGCAATGGTTGCGCTAGGCAAAGATTATCATGGCGTATTTAGCATGGATGAACAGGCCCGCAACAAAATGCTGGACGCCGCCCGTGCTGAAAATGAAAAATTCTGGCCCCTGCCGCTTGAGCCATTTCACAAAAACCGTTGCCCCAGCGCCTTTGCAGATACGGCCAACAGTGTGGCGCAAAAAGGCGGTGGCGGCGGTGGCGCCTCTAACGCCGCTGGCTTTCTGGCCCGGTTTGTAAACCCCGAGGGTAAGGGGTGGGTGCACCTTGATTTGGCGGCCGCCTACCAGGGCGGAGCGACCGCTGAGCTGCCCGTTGGGGCGACCGCGAAAGGGATCCGCTCGATTGCCCGAATGATTCAGGACTTTTAA
- the dksA gene encoding RNA polymerase-binding protein DksA yields the protein MPTGKETKSLGLLALAGLHPYQPKPDEEYMNEPQTEHFRLLLKAWRDQLREEVDRTVTHMKDEAANFPDPVDRAAQEEEFSLELRTRDRERKLIKKIEKTLKRIEEDDFGFCDQCGIEIGIRRLEARPTADLCIDCKTMAEIKEKQMQG from the coding sequence ATGCCAACAGGAAAAGAAACAAAATCCCTAGGACTTTTAGCATTAGCCGGGCTGCACCCGTATCAGCCTAAGCCTGATGAAGAGTACATGAATGAACCGCAGACAGAGCATTTCCGTCTGCTACTGAAAGCCTGGCGCGACCAGCTTCGTGAGGAAGTCGACCGCACAGTTACGCACATGAAAGACGAAGCTGCAAACTTTCCTGACCCGGTAGATCGTGCTGCCCAGGAAGAAGAGTTCAGTCTGGAATTACGTACCCGCGACCGCGAACGTAAGCTGATTAAAAAAATCGAAAAGACGCTTAAGCGCATTGAAGAAGATGATTTTGGTTTTTGTGATCAGTGCGGTATCGAAATCGGTATCCGTCGGTTAGAAGCCCGGCCTACTGCTGATTTGTGTATCGACTGTAAGACCATGGCCGAAATAAAAGAAAAACAAATGCAAGGCTAA